The following proteins come from a genomic window of Pirellulales bacterium:
- a CDS encoding SpoVR family protein produces the protein MGLHRFEPLPADLAALQVEIEGHARRYGLDFFATIFEVVDSNQLNEVAAYGGFPVRFPHWRFGMEYEQLSKGYTYGLQKIYELVINNDPCYAYLMKSNALADQKLVMAHVYGHCDFFKNNYWFSQTNRKMMDQMANHGQRIRWHMDRNGVDDVENFIDACLSIDDLIDIHSPFIKRHAPVERPKPAGDTDEDAPRQPGRFRAKGYLDRFVNPPEAMAAEAERLRGEQARHEARFPSKPTRDVMLFLLEHAPLKAWQLDILAMLRDEAYYFAPQAQTKIMNEGWASYWHSTIMTRQGLTGQEVVNYADHHSGTMATSPGRLNPYKLGIELFRDIEERWNTGRFGRDYDECDDLTAKRRWDTGVNLGREKIFEVRRIHNDLTFIDEFLTLDFCRRYKLFSFGYNPDSTAYEIESREFPAIKERLLFSLTNRGRPLIAVREANYKNRGELFLEHDYSGVELQMDYARDTLVNLQRLWRRPVHIESVLDGKLAVLSYDGTEHNLEHSKTPADLATA, from the coding sequence ATGGGACTACACCGATTTGAACCGCTACCCGCCGATTTAGCCGCCTTGCAGGTGGAGATTGAAGGGCATGCGCGTCGCTATGGACTGGACTTCTTTGCAACGATCTTTGAAGTGGTCGACTCGAATCAGTTGAACGAAGTGGCGGCGTACGGCGGTTTTCCGGTGCGGTTTCCGCATTGGCGATTTGGGATGGAGTACGAACAGCTCTCCAAAGGCTACACATACGGGCTGCAAAAAATCTACGAGCTGGTGATCAACAATGATCCCTGCTACGCGTATCTGATGAAGTCGAACGCGCTGGCGGATCAAAAGCTAGTGATGGCGCATGTGTACGGTCACTGCGACTTCTTCAAAAACAACTATTGGTTCAGCCAGACCAACCGCAAGATGATGGACCAGATGGCCAACCACGGCCAACGGATTCGCTGGCACATGGACCGCAACGGGGTGGATGACGTCGAGAATTTTATTGACGCTTGTCTGTCGATTGATGACTTGATCGACATTCATTCTCCCTTCATCAAGCGCCACGCCCCTGTAGAGCGACCTAAACCAGCCGGCGATACAGACGAGGACGCGCCGCGACAGCCGGGGCGTTTTCGGGCCAAGGGCTACCTAGATCGCTTTGTGAATCCGCCCGAGGCGATGGCGGCTGAGGCGGAGCGATTACGCGGCGAGCAAGCTCGACACGAAGCGCGGTTTCCGTCAAAGCCAACGCGCGACGTGATGTTGTTCTTGCTGGAGCATGCGCCGCTCAAGGCGTGGCAACTCGACATCCTGGCCATGCTGCGCGACGAGGCGTATTACTTCGCTCCACAAGCGCAAACCAAGATCATGAACGAAGGTTGGGCCAGTTATTGGCATTCCACAATCATGACCCGACAGGGACTAACGGGGCAGGAGGTGGTGAACTACGCCGATCACCACTCAGGCACGATGGCCACCAGCCCAGGTCGACTGAATCCGTACAAATTGGGAATCGAGCTGTTTCGCGACATCGAGGAGCGATGGAACACGGGTCGTTTCGGCCGCGATTACGATGAATGTGATGACCTGACCGCCAAACGGCGTTGGGACACCGGCGTCAATCTGGGACGCGAAAAGATCTTCGAGGTGCGGCGGATTCACAACGACCTGACCTTCATTGACGAGTTTTTGACACTCGACTTTTGCCGACGGTACAAGCTGTTTTCATTTGGCTACAACCCCGACTCGACGGCGTACGAGATCGAGAGTCGGGAGTTTCCGGCGATTAAGGAGCGGCTACTGTTCAGCCTGACCAATCGAGGCCGCCCGCTGATCGCGGTCCGCGAGGCGAACTACAAAAATCGCGGCGAGCTGTTCCTGGAACACGACTACAGCGGAGTGGAGCTGCAAATGGATTACGCGCGCGACACGCTGGTGAATTTGCAGCGCCTGTGGCGGCGGCCAGTACACATCGAGAGCGTGCTTGATGGGAAGCTGGCCGTGCTAAGTTACGACGGAACGGAACACAATTTGGAGCATTCGAAGACGCCGGCCGATTTGGCGACCGCATGA